The Desulfococcus multivorans DNA window ATCGGCCGCCCGCACCGTCGGACAACAAAAGGTCAATTCGGCTGTTGCGGCCTACCGATGCCTCCCGTTGGACCGATGCATACCCCGAAAGCTCCTCGACAAGCCCCTGACCAATGGATGCCGCCACAAGACGGTTGGGGACCAATGTATTGACGCCGACCAGAGATGTCGGCATTCTGATTATTTCCCAGGTATACTTCAATTTTCGTTTCGGATTATCATGAAAGGACAGGTAAACCGGCATTCCAGGCTCGCAGCAGCTCGTCATCTTTCCTGAATTCGGACAGTGCGCCGTTACTGCCTGACCGTTTTCGAGCACCACGTCCGCCAGAAATCGTCGATATCGCTTGATCAGTCTGCCGGGGATCATCTCGGGCCACCCTATCTCTGAAGCGGAGGATCTGCATATCGGATATGTCGTCACTGAATCTCCTTAACCTGACTTTCGTAATGTTGACTGAACAGAGCGAACGGTTGTATTTATTTTTTGATCAGTGGGTTTTTGTCCCCC harbors:
- the sfsA gene encoding DNA/RNA nuclease SfsA translates to MIPGRLIKRYRRFLADVVLENGQAVTAHCPNSGKMTSCCEPGMPVYLSFHDNPKRKLKYTWEIIRMPTSLVGVNTLVPNRLVAASIGQGLVEELSGYASVQREASVGRNSRIDLLLSDGAGGRCYVEVKNCTWVQDGVASFPDAVTARGLKHLVELRRLAKKGDRCVMFYLIQRMDAEYFVPADEIDPKYGEGLRLAAKEGVEILVFDVVITLEWIRLNKRIPYRL